In Osmerus eperlanus chromosome 17, fOsmEpe2.1, whole genome shotgun sequence, a single genomic region encodes these proteins:
- the creb3l2 gene encoding LOW QUALITY PROTEIN: cyclic AMP-responsive element-binding protein 3-like protein 2 (The sequence of the model RefSeq protein was modified relative to this genomic sequence to represent the inferred CDS: deleted 1 base in 1 codon): MEILDSSESFLHWDRNLSELSEGGESDNVLFSTHFTGLLDDLSQDALLGQLLSDPFLSGRGGEAMEGEEGELTPSSPAPPHIQAEHSYSLCGDSRPQSPLSHLPGEQGSEAGESDGESEWPMEHEDSMEGLLCDPPALLPALCLALAPEVPLTKAPAPTPAPKLSGSQAPTPGRASKMKEGGERLIPQIKLEPHEVDQFLNLSPKGLESLQMPPTPPSSHGSDSEGSQSPVHAPPQPLLPASPHSPTLGQAALKVAPRAPSSLSNSPLLTAPHKLQGSGPLLLTEEERRTLVAEGYPVPTKLPLTKAEEKALKKIRRKIKNKISAQESRRKKKEYMDALEKKVETCSNENSELRRKVENLECTNKSLLQQLHSLQTVVAGKVHRSCRMTGTQTSSCLMVVVLCFAVFLGSFYPSLGPCSITETGHSTELDMQDSYTATVKSRSLLSYEDEPHPLGLGGDYPDQWDRPAVVMAAWRSEQQQKGEETRMAEVRPPFNNINDTQAQKALLLDLQRTLEQRVNDSTKIIELERMVNETS; the protein is encoded by the exons cacTTCACGGGGCTCCTGGATGACCTGTCCCAGGATGCCTTGCTGGGCCAGCTGCTGAGCGACCCCTTCCTGTCCGGCCGGGGGGGCGAGGccatggaaggggaggagggggagctgaCCCCGTCCTCCCCGGCACCCCCCCACATCCAGGCCGAGCACAGCTACTCCCTGTGCGGCGACTCGCGCCCCCAGtcgcctctctcccacctgcccGGGGAGCAGGGCAGCGAAGCAG gtgagtctGACGGTGAGTCTGAGTGGCCCATGGAGCACGAGGACTCCATGGAGGGGCTGCTCTGTgaccccccagccctgctgccggCCCTCTGCCTCGCCCTGGCCCCTGAGGTCCCCCTCACCAAGGCCCCGGcccccaccccggcccccaAGCTCTCCGGCTCCCAGGCCCCCACGCCAGGCAGGGCCAGCAAG ATGAAGGAGGGCGGTGAGCGCCTCATCCCTCAGATCAAGCTGGAGCCTCATGAGGTGGACCAGTTCCTCAACCTGTCACCCAAAG ggctGGAGTCTCTGCAgatgccccccacccctcccagctcCCACGGCAGTGACTCGGAGGGCAGCCAAAGCCCGGTgcacgcccccccccagcctctcctg cccgcctccccccacagccccacccTGGGGCAGGCAGCCCTGAAGGTGGCGCCGCGGGCCCCCTCCTCGCTGTCCAACTCCCCCCTGCTCACAGCCCCCCAC aAGCTCCAGGGTTCTGGTCCCCTCCTGCTGACAGAGGAGGAGCGTCGGACCCTGGTTGCCGAGGGTTACCCGGTGCCCACCAAGCTGCCCCTGACCAAGGCTGAGGAGAAGGCCCTGAAGAAGATCCGCAGGAAGATCAAGAACAAG ATCTCTGCCCAGGAGAGTCGCAGAAAGAAGAAGGAGTACATGGATGCCCTGGAGAAAAA GGTGGAGACATGCTCCAACGAAAACAGCGAGCTGCGGCGGAAAGTGGAGAATCTGGAATGCACCAACAA GTCTCTGCTCCAGCAGCTGCACTCCCTCCAGACAGTTGTGGCAGGGAAGGTTCACCGCTCCTGCAGAATGACCGGCACACAGACCTCCTCCTgcctcatg gtggtGGTGCTGTGCTTTGCTGTGTTCCTGGGTAGCTTCTACCCCAGCCTCGGCCCATGCTCTATCACAGAGACAggccactccacagagctgGACATGCAGGACTCCTACACtgcaacag tgaaGTCCAGGAGCTTGCTCTCCTATGAAGATGAGCCCCACCCCCTGGGGCTGGGCGGGGACTATCCCGACCAATGGGACAGGCCCGCAGTTGTCATGGCAGCGTGGCGTTCCGAGCAGCaacagaaaggggaggagacgCGCATGGCGGAGGTCCGCCCCCCTTTCAACAACATCAACGACACGCAAGCACAGAAAGCCCTTCTTCTGGACCTACAGAG GACCCTGGAACAGAGAGTCAACGACAGCACTAAAATCATAGAGCTGGAGAGGATGGTCAACGAGACCTCGTGA